Within the Pseudomonas fulva genome, the region GACCGATCGCGCCTCGCTGCTCGGGCAGGTTGGCCAGCTGTCTTTGACCGGGCAGGAGGTCTACCTGCTGATCGACGATGCCGAGGAGCTCAGCGATGCGGCGATCGACGAACTGCTGATCCTGGCGCAAGGCAACAGCGAAGGTCGTCCCCACGTCTTCCTGTTCGCCGATAGCGACCTGATCGCCCGCCTGGATGCCCTGAGCAATGGCGAAGAATCCTTCCATGTGATCGAGCTGCAGCCCTACAGCGAAGACGAGACCCGTGAATACCTGGCCGTCCGCCTGGAAGGCGCGGCCCAGGGCATCGACCTGCTGTCCGAAGAGCAGATCGAGCTGATTCACGAGCGCTCCGGTGGTTGGCCGGGTGAAATCAACCGGGTGGCGCGCGATGTGCTGATCGACGCCATGGCCGCGCGTCGTGGCGCGGTAAAGGGCGGTGGTTTCGCACTCAAGCTGCCCAGGAAGCACCTGCTCGCGCTGGGTGTGGTCGCTGTCGGTGTGGCTGCCGCCCTGCTCATGCAGGGCCGCTCCGAGCCTACCGATGCGCAAGCTCCGGCCCAGGCCCAGCTGCCCATGGGTGCAGCGCCGCAGCCTGAAGCTGCACAGAGTGCGCCAGCTGGCGCCGAGCAGGGCGCCGATGGGCGGCCGCCGATCGAGTTCGCGGGCAGCAACCAGCCGCTGCCGTTGCCGCTGGTAGGTCAGTCGCAGCCGGTGATCCGCCAGCCTCTGGCCCAGGCAGCGGGTGAAACCGACGGTGAAGCGAACGTCGAGTTGCCGGAGTCCACGCCGGCCGCGCCGGTGAACATTCCCCCGACAGCCGCGCAGAACGTGCCCGCGCCAACGCCTGCTCCGGCCCCGCAAATGGCCGCGCCCCCTGTACCTCAGCCGAAACCGGCTGAGCAGCCGAAGCCGGTGCAGCAGCCCAAACCGGTCGAGCAGCCCAAACCCGCTACGCCGCCTGCCACGGCAGCCCGGCCTGCGCCGGCGACGCCAGCACCCGCCACGGCGGGTGGCGCGCAAGCCAATAGCTGGTATGCGGCGCAGAGCAAGAGCCACTACACCCTGCAGGTGCTGGGTACCAGCACGGAGGCCGCGGCGCGTTCCTTCGTCAGTCAGAACGGCTCGCAGTACCGCTACTTCAAGAAGATGCACCAGGGTAAGCCACTTTTCGTCATCACTTATGGTAGCTTTGCCAGCCGCGACGCCGCCCAGGCTGCCGTAAAGACCCTGCCCGCCAAGGTTCAGGCCGGCAAGCCGTGGCCGAAGACCTTCGCCAGCGTCACCCAGGAAATGACCAACTGATCGAAAGAGCCCGTTACGTACAAAATCGCGTAACGGGCTCTTTCGTTTTTGCGACATTTTATTCCTGTTTTTCGTCACATTGTTCTTTGTGGCGCCTATCTCGCTATGTACAATGCCCTCCGTTTGCCTGCGCAACGCGGCGTCTAGACCTGCGCGCGGATTAGAGAAAACGCCTGAGAAAGGCTGTCTGGTGAGAGTCCCCTATGAAAGCAGGTTTGTACCGTCCTGATGAGTTCAAGGATAACTGCGGCTTCGGCCTGATCGCCCACATGCAGGGTGAGGCCAGCCATCACCTGTTGCAGACCGCGATCGAAGCCCTGACCTGCATGACCCACCGTGGTGGCATCAATGCCGACGGCAAGACGGGTGACGGCTGCGGTTTGCTGATTCAAAAGCCCGATCTGTTCCTGCGCGCCGTGGCCCAGGACACCTTCGGCGTCGACCTGCCCAAGCAATATGCCGTCGGCATGGTCTTCCTCAACCAGGATGACGCCAGGGCCAGTGCTGCTCGCGACAACATGAACCGCGAGATCCAGGCGGCTGGCCTGAGCCTGGTCGGCTGGCGCAAGGTGCCGATCGATACCAGCGTGCTTGGCCAGCTGGCGCTGGAGCGTTTGCCGCAGATCGAGCAGGTGTTCGTCGGCGGTGAAGGCCTGAGCGATCAGGAGTTCGCCATCAAGCTGTTCTGCGCCCGTCGCCGCTCATCGGTGGCCAACGCCGCGGACACCGAGCACTACATCTGCAGCTTCTCGCACAAGACCATCATCTACAAAGGCCTGATGATGCCGGCCGACCTGCAGCAGTTCTACCCGGACCTGGGTGACGAGCGCCTGCAGACCGCCATCTGCGTCTTCCACCAGCGCTTCTCCACCAACACCCTGCCGAAGTGGCCGCTGGCTCAGCCGTTCCGTTTCCTCGCCCACAACGGCGAAATCAACACCATCACCGGCAACCGCAACTGGGCCCAGGCACGCCGCACCAAGTTCGAGAACGGCCAGATCCCGGCCCTTGACGAGCTCGGCCCGCTGGTCAACCGCGTGGGTTCCGACTCCTCGAGCATGGACAACATGCTCGAACTGATGGTCACCGGCGGCATCGACCTGTTCCGCGGCGTGCGCATGATCATTCCGCCGGCCTGGCAGAACGTCGAAACCATGGACGCCGACCTGCGCGCGTTCTACGAATACAACTCCATGCACATGGAGCCCTGGGATGGCCCGGCCGGCGTGGTGCTGACCGATGGCCGCCATGCCGTGTGCCTGCTCGACCGCAACGGCCTGCGCCCGGCGCGCTGGGTGACCACCACCAATGGCTACATCACCCTGGCTTCGGAAATCGGCGTGTGGAATTACCAGCCCGAGGACGTGGTCGCCAAAGGCCGTGTCGGCCCGGGCCAGATCCTTGCCGTGGATACCGAAACCGGCCAGGTGCTGACCACCGACGACATCGACAACCGCCTCAAGTCGCGCCACCCCTACAAGCAGTGGCTGCGCAAGAGCGCGCTGCGCGTGCGCGCGACCATGGAAGACAACGACCATGGCTCGGCCTTCTACGAGGCCGACCAGCTCAAGCAATACATGAAGATGTTCCAGGTCACCTTCGAGGAGCGTGACCAGGTGCTGCGCCCGCTCGCCGAGCAGGGCCAGGAAGCGGTCGGTTCCATGGGTGACGACACGCCGATGGCCGTGCTGAGCCAGCGCGTGCGCTCGCCGTACGATTATTTCCGCCAGCAGTTCGCCCAGGTCACCAACCCGCCGATCGACCCGCTGCGCGAAGCCATCGTCATGTCGCTGGAGATCTGCCTCGGGGCCGAGCGCAATATCTTCGAGGAGTCGCCCGAGCACGCCATTCGCGTGATCCTCAGCTCGCCGGTGATCTCCCCGGCCAAGTGGCGCACCCTGATGAACCTGGACCGCCCGGGTTTCGAGCGGCAGATCATCGACCTCAACTACGACGAGTCGATCGGCCTGGAAGCGGCCGTGCGCAACATGGCCGACCAGGCCGAAGAAGCCGTGCGCGCCGGCAAGGTATTGCTGGTACTCAGCGACCGCCATATCGCCCCAGGCAAGCTGCCGGCCCACGCCGCACTGGTCACTGGCGCCGTGCACCACCGCCTGACCGAGACCGGCCTGCGTTGCGACTGCAACATCCTGGTGGAAACCGCCACTGCCCGTGACCCGCACCATTACGCGGTGCTGATCGGCTTCGGCGCCTCGGCGGTCTATCCGTTCCTGGCCTACGAAGTGCTGGGCGACCTGATCCGCACCGGCGAAGTGCTGGGCGACCTGTACGAAGTCTTCAAGTACTACCGCAAGGGCATCTCCAAGGGCCTCTTGAAGATCCTCTCGAAGATGGGCATCTCCACCGTCGGTTCCTACCGCGGCGCCCAGCTGTTCGAAGCCGTCGGCCTGGCCGACGAGGTCACCGACCTGTGCTTCCGTGGCGTGCCGAGCCGCCTCAAGGGCGCGCGTTTCGTCGACCTGGAAGCCGAGCAGAAAGCCCTGGCCGCCGAAGCCTGGAACAACCGCAAGGCCATTCAGCAGGGCGGTTTGCTCAAGTTCGTCTATGGCGGCGAATACCACGCCTACAACCCGGACGTGGTCAACACCCTGCAGGCCGCGGTCAAGCAGGGCAGCTACGAGAAATTCAAGGAATACACCGCGCTGGTGGATACCCGCCCGGTGTCGATGCTGCGCGATCTGCTGCAGGTCAAGCTGGCTGACCAGCCGCTGAGCCTGGACGAAGTCGAGCCACTGGAGGCGATCTTCAAGCGCTTCGATGCGGCCGGCATCTCCCTGGGCGCTCTGTCGCCCGAAGCCCACGAGGCCCTGGCCGAGGCGATGAACCGCCTGGGCGCGCGCTCCAACTCCGGCGAGGGCGGTGAGGACCCGGCGCGCTACGGCACCATCAAGAGTTCGAAGATCAAGCAGATCGCCACTGGCCGTTTCGGCGTGACCCCGGAATACCTGGTCAACGCCGAAGTGCTGCAGATCAAGGTCGCCCAGGGTGCCAAGCCGGGCGAGGGCGGTCAGCTGCCAGGCGGCAAGGTCAACGGCTTGATCGCCAAGCTGCGCTATGCGGTGCCGGGCGTGACGCTGATCTCGCCGCCGCCGCACCACGACATCTACTCCATCGAAGACCTGGCGCAGCTGATCTATGACCTCAAACAGGTCAACCCCAGCGCCCTGGTCTCGGTGAAGCTGGTCTCCGAGGCTGGTGTCGGCACCATCGCCGCAGGTGTGGCCAAGGCCTACGCCGACCTGATCACCATCTCCGGCTATGACGGCGGTACCGGCGCCTCGCCGCTGACCTCCATCAAGTACGCGGGCGCGCCGTGGGAACTGGGCCTGGCGGAAACCCACCAGACCCTGCGCGGCAACGACCTGCGCGGCAAGGTACGGGTACAGACCGACGGCGGCCTGAAAACCGGCCTGGACGTGATCAAGGCCGCCATCCTCGGCGCCGAGAGCTTCGGCTTTGGCACCGCGCCGATGGTCGCGCTGGGCTGCAAGTACCTGCGCATCTGCCACCTGAACAACTGCGCCACCGGCGTGGCCACCCAGAACGACAAGCTGCGCAAGGACCACTTCATCGGCACC harbors:
- a CDS encoding AAA family ATPase, with protein sequence MTSLHADEAFLDHYQFTHDPFAARVPGFKFFPAQRKPVLGQLHHLARYSQLLLVVTGPEGSGKTLLRQALVASTNKQAVHNVVVSAQGAADPATLMRHVAQGLNTQQTDRASLLGQVGQLSLTGQEVYLLIDDAEELSDAAIDELLILAQGNSEGRPHVFLFADSDLIARLDALSNGEESFHVIELQPYSEDETREYLAVRLEGAAQGIDLLSEEQIELIHERSGGWPGEINRVARDVLIDAMAARRGAVKGGGFALKLPRKHLLALGVVAVGVAAALLMQGRSEPTDAQAPAQAQLPMGAAPQPEAAQSAPAGAEQGADGRPPIEFAGSNQPLPLPLVGQSQPVIRQPLAQAAGETDGEANVELPESTPAAPVNIPPTAAQNVPAPTPAPAPQMAAPPVPQPKPAEQPKPVQQPKPVEQPKPATPPATAARPAPATPAPATAGGAQANSWYAAQSKSHYTLQVLGTSTEAAARSFVSQNGSQYRYFKKMHQGKPLFVITYGSFASRDAAQAAVKTLPAKVQAGKPWPKTFASVTQEMTN
- the gltB gene encoding glutamate synthase large subunit, translated to MKAGLYRPDEFKDNCGFGLIAHMQGEASHHLLQTAIEALTCMTHRGGINADGKTGDGCGLLIQKPDLFLRAVAQDTFGVDLPKQYAVGMVFLNQDDARASAARDNMNREIQAAGLSLVGWRKVPIDTSVLGQLALERLPQIEQVFVGGEGLSDQEFAIKLFCARRRSSVANAADTEHYICSFSHKTIIYKGLMMPADLQQFYPDLGDERLQTAICVFHQRFSTNTLPKWPLAQPFRFLAHNGEINTITGNRNWAQARRTKFENGQIPALDELGPLVNRVGSDSSSMDNMLELMVTGGIDLFRGVRMIIPPAWQNVETMDADLRAFYEYNSMHMEPWDGPAGVVLTDGRHAVCLLDRNGLRPARWVTTTNGYITLASEIGVWNYQPEDVVAKGRVGPGQILAVDTETGQVLTTDDIDNRLKSRHPYKQWLRKSALRVRATMEDNDHGSAFYEADQLKQYMKMFQVTFEERDQVLRPLAEQGQEAVGSMGDDTPMAVLSQRVRSPYDYFRQQFAQVTNPPIDPLREAIVMSLEICLGAERNIFEESPEHAIRVILSSPVISPAKWRTLMNLDRPGFERQIIDLNYDESIGLEAAVRNMADQAEEAVRAGKVLLVLSDRHIAPGKLPAHAALVTGAVHHRLTETGLRCDCNILVETATARDPHHYAVLIGFGASAVYPFLAYEVLGDLIRTGEVLGDLYEVFKYYRKGISKGLLKILSKMGISTVGSYRGAQLFEAVGLADEVTDLCFRGVPSRLKGARFVDLEAEQKALAAEAWNNRKAIQQGGLLKFVYGGEYHAYNPDVVNTLQAAVKQGSYEKFKEYTALVDTRPVSMLRDLLQVKLADQPLSLDEVEPLEAIFKRFDAAGISLGALSPEAHEALAEAMNRLGARSNSGEGGEDPARYGTIKSSKIKQIATGRFGVTPEYLVNAEVLQIKVAQGAKPGEGGQLPGGKVNGLIAKLRYAVPGVTLISPPPHHDIYSIEDLAQLIYDLKQVNPSALVSVKLVSEAGVGTIAAGVAKAYADLITISGYDGGTGASPLTSIKYAGAPWELGLAETHQTLRGNDLRGKVRVQTDGGLKTGLDVIKAAILGAESFGFGTAPMVALGCKYLRICHLNNCATGVATQNDKLRKDHFIGTVDMVVNFFTYVAEETREWLARLGVRSLGELIGRTDLLDVLPGESAKQNHLDLTPLLGSDHIPANKPQFCEVDRNPPFDQGLLAEEMLSMAKSAIDGATGGEFELDICNCDRSIGARVSGEIARVHGNQGMVKAPITFRFKGTAGQSFGVWNAGGLNLYLEGDANDYVGKGMTAGKLVIVPPKGSPFATQDSAIIGNTCLYGATGGKLFAAGTAGERFAVRNSGAHAVVEGVGDHCCEYMTGGFVCVLGKTGYNFGSGMTGGFAYVLDLDNSFYDRVNHELVEIQRINSESMEAYRSHLERVLVEYVEETSSEWGRNLLENLDDYLRKFWLVKPKAANLKSLLSSIRANPQ